Below is a genomic region from Biomphalaria glabrata chromosome 3, xgBioGlab47.1, whole genome shotgun sequence.
AGAAATCGGGGCAGACTTTCTGGGCACATTTCATGGCAGTATCATTGAATCTGTGTCTCTAGTCACAAGATAAACCAAGCCGAAGGTCGTCCAATTCAATTAAGGTGTCATGTCAAATGAGAAAATCGTTACATCCTAGACCGAGATAGGACTCTAAAGGCGCGTAATGATCTATACTCAAGAATGAGATAGGACAACAAGAagcaacaataaaataaaagaaacttaggggaaaaaaaatgggTAAGCAGGTTGtaggttctctctctctctctttctctcttctatctaatatataaagcagaaagaaaggcgtatgtatgtccggaataaaaatcaaaaccgtcaGATGAATCTTAATGAAACTTGACATAaaagttccttagatcatggcggagaccgtagtttatgtttaatgtccctcccacaacagGAGAGCCCTAAAATTgacaaaaagtacctaatttTATCTTTATGAAATAACGAAACTTTTTGACAAATCAGGTAAACCCTTTTTCAAAGTAATTTAAATTGGATATCTatatgtcggctgaacgggtaaacccattttcatacTCTACTTATATTTTCgtggcaaattttttttttttaatttgaagggaacattctccaagtttgacatagatttttagatctaaattcaatccagtagataGTAATATCCAAACTAAGACCCGCAGGTCGCgagtcatatccggctagtaatatatatatatatatatatatatatatatatatatatatatatatgaaagatAGAAAAACTGTAAGTTAGTTGATACTTTTCCGGAATCAAGTTTCTAGATAACTGGAGTCTATTTATAACTGAAGTAATCATTCCTGTTCTTACAAAGCATTTCACTATCATTTACACACTCAAGTAGGAAAGCATCATTGACCAAATCAAGTATTCATTGAGTCAACAGTCATGACACACTGAGATGCAATTGTCGCTGTGGGAAACATACGGCACACTATCATGTCTACGACACACTACCATGTCTACAATACACTAACATGTGTATGACACATTGCCAAGTATGCCATAAACTGCCATGTATATGGCACTGCAATGCATATGACACACTGCAATATATATGACACACATCACCATGTACATGATGCCAAACAATATATATGACACTTCGACCTATATGATACACGTTGCCAGGAATAAGGCCCACTGCAAAGCATTTGACACATTGTAACGTGTACGACACACTGCGAGGCATTAGACACTCTGTGATTTAAACATATACGATACACTGACATGTATATGACCCATACAAAAGTGAACAGACTAAATCTTCATATATCTCTGTCTAGTATTCCTTCTTTCTGATAGGGGAGATTACTCGGCAACATTTGGACCAACCAAACGTCTTTTCCATTGTTCACCTAAACTGATAGCTTTTCCTTTATACTGAAAGTGAAGACTGATTTCATTTACCAATAAAAACTTATTACACtctaaaacatttcaaatgtatAAAAAGAAATCCTGACCACCACAGTGCATCTGTTTTCAAACACCCACAAAGGCTGAATTtcttcaacaaaataaaaacaacaaaacttgtCATTAATTGTGATGCTTTAGCACCTTGCACTGTATAGTGACCCATTCACATATAAGGTGTAATGATTACTCTTGAGTAAATTAAAGTAAATCCTTCTGGTCACATGAATCTTGTACACACTGACCATAAAAAACAGCACACTCTCTATTTTTAACCCTAATTCAGACTTAAGGTCTTTAAGATTTTAATATAATCTGAAAGGGAGGATCTTCAGgatgaaaaacaaatcatattTTAACTTGGACATAGAGGTACAGAATTAATAACACTTATTATTCACAAGGCATGGaaatctttataattttttttttagaaaaaaaaaaaaaaccagcccCTAATTCTAAGTGGTTTCTAAAAAGAAGCAGTCCTACTTTAATGTACAAAAGTGATAGCGTAATGAATAGCTTTTATAGAGCGCAACTTTCTTGCTATAagcaactttcatgcttttagcatgctcagagcactatggtccaatctcatttgtgacacaatggagggggggggggatatctgggagaagttttTTCATCCTGTCTTTAGTCCCTTAGTAAATCCAACTCTGCTTtttcaggtgtcgaacctcaagccccttTATAGGTAGCTCAAGCGGATTTAGCCTCTCTGCCATAGAATCTGAGCTTATATCAGTAAACGATTCAAATGTTCACTTTACTTCCCAGGTTTCAGTTACCTACTATGCAAAAGTTCAtgaatattcattaaaaaaaacatgaaaaaaaaaaaatgttgatactTACGTAAAGAGAGTTAAACAAATTGAGTTACAAAATCTAGGAAGATGATAAAAAGTCCAGCAGGTCACTAGACTGACCAGGACCTTCAGAAGGAAGCTGACTGAAATTCTCTGAAACTATCACTTGAGACTCAAAATTGATCTCTAAAGGTTCAATGTTAAGTGGTTGGTCTGGTACAACATTAGACAAAAAGTCGAATGGATTTGTACTTGGAGATCTAACAGGTATCAGAGTTTGAAAATTCTCAAAAGGATTTgtgctgggggagcgctgtggtGTAAGTGTTTGAAAATCCTCAAACGGATTAGTACTCGGAGGTCGTTGTGGTGTAATGTTCTGGAATTCCTCAAAGGGATTTACACTAGGCGGCCGATTGGGTATACTTTGAAATTCCTCAAAAGGATTAGTACTTGGAGGTCGGTCTGGTAGATTATTTTGAAGCTCATCAAAGGGATTTGTGCTTGGTGGTCTTtctgttaaaatattttgaaatccCTGATTAAGATCAACAGAAGCTGAGCAATCCACTGGAGGCAATGAAGATTTTTCCAAAGATTCTGGTCTTCCTTCAATCACTCTGTTAGCTGAAGAATTACAATTATCTCCAGTAATGCTCACACTGGGGACTGAAAACTCTAATGGAGTTGATGGAAATTGGTCAAAATGTCCAAAAGAGAGTGATATATCTTTTTCATCCTCTACAAAACAATGAGAAAGTTCGTCATCTGTTAGTATTGAAGGTACAGGATGACCAGCAGTATTGGGACCAAAGGTAGACAATGGCTCATTGGAAGATGCACCTTGGCTTTTATTTACTTCATCCGAAACAGGAAAAGGATGGAGGTCTGAAGGCAAATTCACAGCAGATTCctctatattgtttttttttgacggAACTTCAACACAGTTTTCTGAGCAGAGCTGCAAAAAGTTGCTATCCTCGAATTTTTCACATACTTTTTGTCCCTCTTCATAAGATGCAGCAGTTTTGATATCTATAGCAACCAATTTAGCTGACTGATCAATCTCAACTGTAAGTATTTCTTCAGAGTCTAACTCTGTAAACCTCTTTATCAATGGGGTGACCTCAAGTGTTACTGTAGAAAGGCCAGGATCTTCAGAAGAAATGTTTTGGTGATTAGAAAGGTTTGTCCAAATTGTCTGTTCATTGCCAACAAACTCACAAACTGAACTTTTATGCTGACTTAGTGGTAAGAAACATTTTACACAACGATTTTCTGGTGTCCCAGGATCATCATCACAAGAATCTGAGGTAATACTTGAAATATTATCACATTTAAGCTTTTCACACACATCAACATTGTTGTTTTCAATTGGACAGCCCAGAGAAAAGCTCTCTGGAAAAGTTGCCCAGTTCTCTTCCTGTGGTTCACTTACTGCATCaccaaagaaagaaacagatgattcaTTTTGTTGGATGTACAGCAGCTGAGATACACTGGGGGAATCATCACCCGCAGAAGTTCCTGGGAATCTTGGGCCAGTTGAGAGTTTCGGTGATGTGGAAGGTGTTAAAGTTGGTGGAATGAGAACCCTTCTAGGGGAAACAGGAATCTGACCATCCTCGCTCACAACCAAAGCAGATTTTGTGCGGCTGAAGAGTATCTCTTCTGTAAACTCAAAGCAAACTTCATCTGAATCTTTTCTTTTAGCACTTTGAAGTTTGGGTGTTTTTGGCTTTAGTGTGAACTCATCACAAGGCAGAGTTATTTTTAGTTTGTCTGGAATGAGAGAAGGGGGTGCAGGGGAGAGCTCAGGAGAGCTGATATTTGCATATTCATCAAGGGTAACAACACTAATCGGAGTATGACTGCGAGGACGAGCAATGGGTGATGTGGTCACTCTCAACCTTTCAATGCGTCTTTCATAAGCTTTACGTTTAGAAGGGGAAAGAATCTGACTAGGGTCAATATTTTCAGGGAACAGGTGAGTATCTTTATCAAAGCAATGTTCATCTAAGTTTCCATCTACATCCGTATAGTCTAAGTGGCCAATGGAAGGACGGGAGGCTTGAAACTTAAAAGTTGTTTCATTACACGAGCCTGAGCTAGAGGAAGAGTCAGAATCTTGCTTTTTTATAGGAATGGTTACTCTTCCGATTGTTCCTTGTCGACTCAAGCCGCTGGTGAATGAAGGTTTCTCATCCTGCTTCTCAGCATCTTTCTGCTTACTAGAAGATGGAGATTCACTCTTCTGCGGCAGAGAATCGGGTCGATGTGATTCAGATCTCTCAAGAGAATCAGATCCAGAAGCCGCTAGATTActctcatttttattttctacattctCACTCTGATTGCTGGCTCCCTGCTTCTCCTTTGCGGCATCAGATTCCTTTCCTCCTTTCTCCTCCCCACCCGCCTGAGACAGGCCCTTTTTAGAATTGTTAGCCCCTATGTTTCCAGTTGACTTTAAACGTCCATCATGAAGTGATGCTTCCTGTGATTTGGTGTTCAGCAGCTGCACACTAGATGAAGAATTGTCACTGCTTTTGAATGTTGTACTTTGTGTACCATCAGAGTTGACATCTTCATCACCAAGATCAATAGTATCAAAAGTTGCAAGAGGAGCTCTCAGTATTTCTTCTCTTCTAACTATTCTATGTTTAATGTTGAAGACTCTGTGCATAGCCAAATTTCAAGTTCTTGTGTCTGAAAAGTACAAGAATTATAATATGAAAAGATAAACAATAGGCcagtatatacacacacaatacaatatgttcattgtttaaaaagaaatataaatgcaaGACTACACTACCAATAGAGATGTTCTGTTCAATCCTGGTGTAGACTAGTGTAGAGGTACAACATGCTTTTCAACAGATGCACTTGATATGGTACCTATACTGCATCccaaaaagttttctttttttggggAGCTTAAATGTCAATGAGGACGGTATTTCCCCCACCCTCCCGAAATGTTTAAAAAGCCTGCTCAGTGACCAGTTCGCCTCAGTTGGCATAGTGAAGAAAAAG
It encodes:
- the LOC106055933 gene encoding uncharacterized protein LOC106055933, with amino-acid sequence MHRVFNIKHRIVRREEILRAPLATFDTIDLGDEDVNSDGTQSTTFKSSDNSSSSVQLLNTKSQEASLHDGRLKSTGNIGANNSKKGLSQAGGEEKGGKESDAAKEKQGASNQSENVENKNESNLAASGSDSLERSESHRPDSLPQKSESPSSSKQKDAEKQDEKPSFTSGLSRQGTIGRVTIPIKKQDSDSSSSSGSCNETTFKFQASRPSIGHLDYTDVDGNLDEHCFDKDTHLFPENIDPSQILSPSKRKAYERRIERLRVTTSPIARPRSHTPISVVTLDEYANISSPELSPAPPSLIPDKLKITLPCDEFTLKPKTPKLQSAKRKDSDEVCFEFTEEILFSRTKSALVVSEDGQIPVSPRRVLIPPTLTPSTSPKLSTGPRFPGTSAGDDSPSVSQLLYIQQNESSVSFFGDAVSEPQEENWATFPESFSLGCPIENNNVDVCEKLKCDNISSITSDSCDDDPGTPENRCVKCFLPLSQHKSSVCEFVGNEQTIWTNLSNHQNISSEDPGLSTVTLEVTPLIKRFTELDSEEILTVEIDQSAKLVAIDIKTAASYEEGQKVCEKFEDSNFLQLCSENCVEVPSKKNNIEESAVNLPSDLHPFPVSDEVNKSQGASSNEPLSTFGPNTAGHPVPSILTDDELSHCFVEDEKDISLSFGHFDQFPSTPLEFSVPSVSITGDNCNSSANRVIEGRPESLEKSSLPPVDCSASVDLNQGFQNILTERPPSTNPFDELQNNLPDRPPSTNPFEEFQSIPNRPPSVNPFEEFQNITPQRPPSTNPFEDFQTLTPQRSPSTNPFENFQTLIPVRSPSTNPFDFLSNVVPDQPLNIEPLEINFESQVIVSENFSQLPSEGPGQSSDLLDFLSSS